The following proteins come from a genomic window of Mucinivorans hirudinis:
- a CDS encoding Dihydrofolate reductase: MKKIKLYIAVSLDGYIATPDGGIEWLNEITNPTDEDHSYNALLASVDTVLMGGRTYHEIIGFGVPWPYKDKQTYVISRNNTNVTPDERVEFITENIYAEIATLKTQDGKDIWLVGGGKLTTMLLNHELIDEMQIAIVPIVLGAGLPLFPNNPLKSKWTLKESKSYDTGLVVSTYEKI, from the coding sequence ATGAAAAAGATTAAGCTCTACATTGCCGTTTCGCTGGACGGTTATATCGCAACTCCCGATGGCGGCATCGAATGGCTCAACGAGATTACCAATCCGACAGACGAAGACCACAGCTACAATGCTCTATTAGCTTCTGTCGACACCGTTCTAATGGGTGGCAGAACCTATCACGAAATTATCGGTTTCGGTGTGCCTTGGCCCTACAAGGATAAGCAGACCTACGTTATTTCTCGTAATAATACCAATGTTACTCCGGATGAGAGAGTAGAGTTTATCACCGAAAATATTTATGCTGAAATTGCTACACTGAAAACACAGGACGGCAAAGATATTTGGCTCGTCGGTGGTGGCAAACTAACTACTATGCTCTTAAATCACGAGTTGATTGACGAAATGCAAATCGCTATCGTTCCTATCGTTTTGGGTGCAGGATTGCCGCTATTCCCCAATAATCCGCTAAAATCAAAGTGGACGCTAAAAGAGAGTAAAAGCTACGATACGGGATTAGTTGTTAGTACCTACGAAAAGATATAG